The Methanocella arvoryzae MRE50 genome includes a region encoding these proteins:
- a CDS encoding hdrC-like protein produces MTELYPWRKAVKIPLPPTVKPQLIRHFSVGLLYPVTDELKEAREKAGLDPIPPTAHRYTEAVEDIRKIVKAMGVDRAVGLDLDRMEYRYK; encoded by the coding sequence ATGACCGAGCTATACCCGTGGCGGAAAGCAGTGAAAATTCCGCTGCCGCCGACTGTCAAACCCCAGCTTATCAGGCACTTCTCAGTAGGCCTGCTCTACCCGGTGACGGACGAGCTCAAGGAGGCCAGGGAGAAGGCGGGACTGGACCCGATACCTCCGACCGCCCACAGGTACACCGAGGCAGTGGAGGACATCCGGAAGATCGTCAAGGCCATGGGTGTGGACAGGGCGGTAGGCCTGGATCTCGACCGCATGGAGTACAGGTACAAATGA
- a CDS encoding respiratory chain complex I subunit 1 family protein, translating to MIDLSWINPFIAFGVGILLAFNMRKVFARIQSRRGPLVWMPGAWHDINRTKVLQPLYDILKLLSKKTILPATATPFFTIGPIIALVFALALTLFVPVAGLAFDYSFSLVIIFYLLIGVTMCIIIGGTASASLFAAIGGVREIELMLANEIPFILGTFALAITYDTLSVQGMMGPNLLLNPFAAAAFFIAMLVKLHVRPFDIAEADSEIVGGLTTEYSGKLLGVLEITKVLMLFSLSALFVDLFLWVPKGWTLPGVASWALFLAGAFVVSVAIGIVNALFARFRIDQATKWLFTASTALGIIAIAWAVAWRFIL from the coding sequence ATGATCGACCTGTCGTGGATCAACCCCTTCATCGCCTTCGGGGTCGGCATACTCTTAGCATTCAACATGCGCAAGGTGTTCGCCCGGATCCAGTCCCGGCGGGGCCCGCTGGTGTGGATGCCCGGCGCGTGGCACGACATCAACCGGACCAAGGTATTGCAGCCGCTCTACGACATCCTGAAGCTGCTGAGCAAGAAAACCATCCTGCCCGCTACAGCCACGCCGTTCTTCACGATAGGGCCTATCATCGCGCTGGTCTTCGCGCTGGCGCTCACGCTGTTCGTGCCGGTGGCAGGCCTGGCTTTCGACTACTCCTTCAGCCTCGTCATCATCTTCTACCTGCTCATAGGCGTCACCATGTGCATCATCATCGGAGGCACCGCCAGCGCGTCCCTCTTCGCCGCCATCGGCGGGGTGAGGGAGATCGAGCTGATGCTGGCCAACGAGATACCCTTCATCCTGGGCACCTTCGCACTCGCGATAACTTATGATACTCTATCCGTGCAGGGCATGATGGGCCCTAACCTGCTGCTCAATCCGTTCGCCGCGGCGGCGTTCTTCATTGCGATGCTGGTGAAGCTTCACGTCCGGCCGTTCGACATAGCCGAGGCCGACTCGGAGATCGTGGGCGGGCTGACGACGGAGTACAGCGGCAAGCTGCTGGGCGTGCTGGAGATCACCAAGGTACTGATGCTGTTCTCGCTGTCCGCCCTGTTCGTAGACCTGTTCCTGTGGGTCCCCAAGGGGTGGACGCTCCCGGGCGTGGCCTCGTGGGCCCTGTTCCTGGCCGGAGCGTTCGTGGTCAGCGTCGCCATCGGCATCGTGAACGCACTGTTCGCCCGGTTCCGCATAGACCAGGCCACGAAGTGGCTGTTCACCGCTTCGACCGCGCTCGGCATCATCGCCATTGCCTGGGCTGTGGCATGGAGGTTCATACTATGA
- a CDS encoding PAS domain S-box protein — MSTRGNPAGADIRPVWALMAQYRQYLIVALILVCIAIALHFNLVYGIETVYTHFFYLPIILAAIWYYRKAVFLALFLAGLHIYLGIEATGSIVPSTIIRAIMFVAVAAVIGTLSGAREELFESVRKSEERLRSIFNGVSDAIFIHRLDGSIIEVNDRMLQMYGVTEGEARRLSIKQDYSSPANPLDELDRVWKRVISGDDQIFEWLARRPHDGFTFPVEVYLRKIRLGENDVILATVRDISIRKRAEEERNRLAENLRLLLESTDEGIYGIDTMGRITFINRSAAEMLGYGAEELIGLDAHGLAHSKYPDGSPFPAEACPIQKSVKTGEGVRVSDEVYWRHDGTCFPVEYSSTPIREEDKITGAVVIFYDITARKRTERELHDAKTRAELYVDLLGHDINNLNQQGIGYLEVAMDTLDLDEDSSNTLRRALDAMKNSSALIQNVRKIQQIEAEKHLHEIIDLGQLLSTVAATFTDVPGRKVTINYQPVTACCVNASVLIKEAFYNLVSNAVRHSTGPVTIWIKVSETEDRGKRFYRVDVEDTGPGIPDELKKKLFSRKVRGTSRTAGTGLGLFLVKSLVDDAGGSVWVEDRIPGNHTHGSRFVVMLPKHGDQRSHA, encoded by the coding sequence ATGTCGACCCGAGGAAATCCGGCTGGCGCAGACATCCGGCCGGTATGGGCTCTGATGGCCCAGTACCGCCAGTACCTGATCGTGGCGCTTATCCTGGTATGTATAGCAATAGCCCTGCACTTTAACTTAGTCTACGGCATCGAGACCGTTTACACCCACTTCTTCTACCTGCCGATCATTCTCGCGGCGATCTGGTATTACCGGAAGGCGGTGTTCCTGGCCTTATTTTTAGCCGGGCTGCACATCTACCTGGGCATCGAAGCCACGGGATCCATTGTGCCGAGCACCATCATCAGGGCGATCATGTTCGTGGCCGTAGCCGCCGTCATAGGGACGCTGTCTGGAGCCAGGGAAGAGCTGTTCGAGAGTGTCAGGAAGTCCGAAGAAAGGCTGCGAAGCATATTCAACGGCGTGTCCGATGCCATCTTTATCCACAGGCTTGACGGCAGCATCATCGAAGTCAACGACCGGATGCTCCAGATGTACGGGGTGACTGAAGGCGAAGCCCGCCGGCTGTCGATCAAGCAGGACTACTCCAGCCCGGCCAATCCTCTGGACGAGTTAGACCGGGTATGGAAAAGAGTCATCTCTGGCGATGACCAGATCTTCGAGTGGCTTGCCAGGAGGCCGCATGACGGCTTCACCTTCCCGGTCGAGGTCTACCTCCGCAAGATCAGGCTCGGGGAGAATGACGTGATCCTGGCGACGGTCAGGGACATCTCCATTCGAAAGCGGGCTGAAGAAGAGCGCAACAGGCTGGCAGAAAACCTCCGGCTGCTGCTGGAGTCCACCGACGAGGGTATCTATGGGATCGACACCATGGGGCGGATCACCTTTATTAACAGGTCGGCGGCAGAGATGCTGGGATACGGGGCAGAAGAGCTGATCGGGCTGGACGCCCACGGGCTCGCGCACAGCAAGTACCCTGACGGCTCGCCGTTTCCAGCGGAGGCCTGCCCGATACAAAAATCGGTAAAGACAGGGGAGGGCGTCCGGGTCAGCGACGAGGTCTACTGGCGCCATGACGGGACCTGCTTCCCCGTCGAATATTCGTCTACTCCGATACGAGAGGAAGACAAAATTACCGGGGCAGTGGTCATCTTCTACGACATCACCGCCCGGAAAAGGACGGAGAGAGAGCTGCATGATGCCAAAACCAGGGCAGAGCTGTACGTCGACCTGCTGGGGCACGACATCAACAACCTGAACCAGCAGGGGATCGGGTACCTCGAAGTCGCGATGGATACCCTGGATCTGGACGAGGATAGCAGCAACACACTGCGCCGGGCTCTGGACGCGATGAAGAACAGCTCCGCCCTCATCCAGAACGTGCGAAAAATACAGCAGATAGAGGCAGAGAAGCACCTGCACGAGATCATAGACCTCGGCCAGCTACTTTCCACTGTGGCCGCAACTTTTACCGACGTGCCGGGCAGGAAGGTGACTATCAACTACCAGCCTGTCACCGCCTGCTGCGTCAATGCCAGCGTGCTGATCAAAGAAGCCTTCTATAACCTGGTGAGCAACGCAGTCAGGCACTCTACAGGCCCGGTGACGATCTGGATCAAGGTCTCGGAGACGGAAGATAGGGGTAAGCGGTTCTACAGAGTCGACGTGGAAGACACAGGCCCCGGCATACCTGACGAGCTGAAGAAAAAGCTGTTCAGCCGCAAAGTAAGGGGCACTTCAAGGACCGCGGGCACCGGCCTGGGCCTGTTCCTCGTGAAGTCGCTGGTAGACGACGCGGGAGGCAGCGTCTGGGTAGAGGACCGCATCCCCGGAAACCACACCCATGGCAGCCGGTTCGTCGTAATGCTGCCGAAGCACGGGGACCAGCGATCACACGCCTGA
- a CDS encoding Ni/Fe hydrogenase subunit alpha has protein sequence MKKITIHPITRIEGHASVTVQLDDKGEVADAHFHATELRGFEKFLEGAAIEEAPRITPRICGICPTVHHLAAAKAVDEVFGATIPEAAYKMRELLIAGQLISSHYLHLFMLSMPDYLLEGATPATRNVAGLAKANPDLARMAIEARKIGQRITEEAGGKPIHPVSAIPGGMSFSLTEQKRAELEAYAKRSLEIAVAAWNLVNGEFDRKADFVKTLGVVQTDFIGMTSGGKFETYDGPIRMMDANGGSLGEFQAKDYSSHIEEYAEPYSYMKFTKLKSGSGFYRVGPLARVNVADSMGYPEADKMLAEFRAKYGRAPQQPALYNLARIIEVAAASERALALLQDRAITDKNVRNPVAGIKNTRGVGIVEATRGTLIHDYTVNDKGFITSANLIVATGHNNRAIDRGVFETAKKYIHGDADEATLNKIEMLVRAYDPCVSCATHAIGRMPIILSLFDSEGNVIREVKRC, from the coding sequence ATGAAGAAGATCACCATTCACCCCATCACCAGAATAGAGGGCCATGCCAGCGTAACGGTCCAGCTCGACGACAAAGGCGAGGTGGCGGACGCCCACTTCCACGCGACCGAGCTCAGGGGCTTCGAAAAGTTCCTGGAGGGCGCGGCCATCGAGGAAGCGCCCAGGATCACCCCCCGGATTTGCGGCATCTGCCCCACAGTGCACCACCTCGCCGCCGCCAAGGCAGTAGACGAGGTCTTCGGCGCCACGATCCCGGAAGCGGCTTACAAGATGAGGGAGCTTCTCATCGCGGGCCAGCTTATCAGTTCGCACTACTTACACCTGTTCATGCTTAGCATGCCCGACTACCTGCTGGAAGGGGCGACCCCCGCGACGAGGAACGTCGCCGGCCTGGCCAAGGCCAATCCGGACCTCGCCCGCATGGCTATCGAGGCCCGCAAGATCGGCCAGCGCATCACCGAAGAGGCGGGAGGCAAGCCCATACACCCGGTATCGGCCATACCCGGCGGCATGTCCTTCTCGCTGACAGAGCAGAAACGGGCCGAACTTGAGGCATACGCTAAGCGCTCCCTCGAGATCGCCGTGGCTGCCTGGAACCTGGTCAACGGAGAGTTCGACAGGAAAGCGGACTTCGTCAAGACGCTGGGCGTGGTGCAGACGGACTTCATCGGCATGACTTCGGGCGGCAAGTTCGAGACCTACGACGGCCCCATCCGCATGATGGACGCGAACGGCGGCAGCCTGGGCGAGTTCCAGGCGAAGGACTACTCCTCCCACATAGAGGAGTACGCTGAGCCGTACTCTTACATGAAATTCACCAAACTCAAGTCCGGCAGCGGCTTCTACCGTGTCGGCCCGCTGGCCCGTGTCAACGTGGCCGACTCCATGGGCTACCCGGAGGCCGACAAAATGCTGGCCGAGTTCCGGGCGAAGTACGGGAGGGCGCCACAGCAGCCTGCCCTGTACAACCTTGCCCGGATCATCGAGGTCGCCGCAGCCAGCGAGCGCGCGCTCGCACTGCTGCAGGACAGGGCGATCACGGACAAGAACGTGCGCAACCCTGTCGCCGGCATCAAAAACACCCGGGGCGTGGGCATCGTGGAAGCGACCAGAGGCACGCTCATCCACGACTACACCGTAAACGACAAGGGATTCATCACCAGCGCCAACCTGATCGTGGCGACCGGCCACAACAACCGGGCCATCGACAGGGGCGTCTTCGAAACGGCGAAGAAGTACATCCACGGCGACGCCGACGAGGCCACTCTGAACAAGATAGAGATGCTCGTCCGCGCCTACGACCCGTGTGTCTCCTGCGCCACCCATGCCATCGGGCGAATGCCTATCATCCTGAGCTTATTCGATAGCGAGGGTAACGTTATACGTGAGGTTAAGCGATGCTAA
- a CDS encoding NADH-quinone oxidoreductase subunit B family protein, producing the protein MNMIKRSPWVYHAHAGGCVGCDIELVASMGPRYDLERLGVRLVPSPRYADVLLVTGPVPLHTKPFLERVYAQTPEPKRVIAIGACGCSCGVFIDDENYSIAGPVDKIIPVDVKIPGCPPKPEAIMEGIIKVLRMK; encoded by the coding sequence ATGAACATGATCAAGCGTTCACCCTGGGTATACCACGCTCATGCCGGAGGCTGCGTGGGCTGCGATATCGAGCTTGTAGCCAGCATGGGGCCGAGGTACGACCTGGAAAGGTTAGGCGTCAGGCTGGTGCCCTCGCCGAGGTACGCTGACGTGCTGCTGGTCACAGGCCCGGTGCCGCTGCACACGAAGCCGTTCCTGGAAAGGGTGTACGCCCAGACTCCCGAGCCCAAGAGAGTGATTGCGATAGGCGCGTGCGGCTGCTCCTGCGGCGTCTTCATCGACGACGAGAACTACTCGATCGCCGGTCCGGTAGACAAAATCATCCCCGTCGACGTCAAAATTCCGGGATGCCCGCCCAAGCCCGAGGCCATCATGGAGGGCATCATCAAAGTGCTCAGGATGAAATAG
- a CDS encoding ATP-binding protein, whose translation MVKILVDNNVCIGCGLCAHDCPMKVYAIKDGRSVVVNQDDCMQCLSCHEVCPSNAIEHQDIYLSRRLYVDLEVCSMLRRFI comes from the coding sequence ATGGTTAAGATACTTGTAGATAACAACGTATGTATCGGGTGTGGCCTGTGCGCGCACGATTGCCCCATGAAGGTCTACGCGATCAAAGACGGGCGATCAGTCGTCGTAAATCAGGATGACTGCATGCAGTGCCTGTCATGTCATGAGGTATGTCCTTCCAATGCCATCGAGCACCAGGACATCTACTTATCCAGGAGACTGTACGTCGATCTCGAGGTATGTTCTATGCTGCGGAGGTTCATTTAA
- a CDS encoding 4Fe-4S dicluster domain-containing protein has translation MTDIILHDPALCTGCRQCMTACSFKKYRTYNYNLSMCKVLEDPSGGFVRVHCHHCRDPMCVAACPTGACKKNGQTGFVTIDQMLCVGCKSCMYACPISIPHIGRGLKIMVKCDMCQGDPECIKVCSPKAIKMMSREEAAARMAEAIQADQNNKESENR, from the coding sequence ATGACTGATATAATCCTCCACGATCCCGCGTTGTGTACGGGCTGCAGACAGTGCATGACGGCGTGTTCTTTTAAAAAATACAGGACGTACAACTATAATCTATCGATGTGCAAGGTCCTGGAAGACCCCAGCGGGGGTTTTGTCAGGGTGCACTGTCACCACTGCAGGGACCCTATGTGCGTGGCCGCCTGCCCCACCGGGGCGTGCAAGAAGAACGGGCAGACGGGGTTCGTAACCATCGACCAGATGCTCTGCGTCGGCTGCAAGTCCTGCATGTACGCGTGCCCGATCTCCATCCCGCATATCGGCAGAGGGCTGAAGATCATGGTCAAGTGCGACATGTGCCAGGGCGATCCTGAATGTATCAAGGTCTGCTCGCCCAAGGCGATTAAGATGATGTCCCGGGAAGAAGCTGCCGCCAGGATGGCGGAAGCCATACAGGCGGACCAGAATAACAAGGAGTCAGAGAACAGATGA
- a CDS encoding roadblock/LC7 domain-containing protein: MLKRILSDLVKVEGVSAAAIVGRDGFIIEHVSNIQMDVDALGAMASTSVGTSEAMGIELSKGNFEQVLVELEKGPIMLSLVTGNEILAIVAEPGSNLGRIRYEVKKNKDRIAAAL; encoded by the coding sequence ATGCTAAAGCGGATATTAAGCGATCTGGTAAAAGTTGAGGGAGTGTCGGCAGCAGCTATAGTAGGCAGAGACGGGTTCATCATCGAGCACGTCTCCAACATACAGATGGACGTCGACGCGCTGGGCGCCATGGCGTCGACCAGCGTCGGTACTTCGGAAGCCATGGGCATAGAGCTGAGCAAAGGCAACTTCGAGCAGGTGCTCGTCGAGCTGGAAAAGGGGCCCATCATGCTCTCCCTGGTCACGGGCAACGAGATCCTGGCCATCGTCGCAGAGCCGGGCTCCAACCTCGGCCGCATTCGGTACGAGGTCAAGAAAAACAAGGACAGAATTGCAGCTGCACTCTAA
- a CDS encoding 4Fe-4S dicluster domain-containing protein codes for MMKGKFGAFTGLIANLFKKPVTVDVDYGFLAETYRAMPRRDDEKCTGCGACFERCSSGATKITDKDGQRTVTVDGNNCIFCGRCADACPEHALSLTFEPQTPEEKAAREEALRNAGKADDVRAQVEAGMPGSMDRVNLAHYGGEPAPTTDTSLKLQRCSVCGEVMPATEKFLQVVRDRTLTNLQPDTAKVIEKDMEKYLTACVDCRQKYSLIWGTHPRKWI; via the coding sequence ATGATGAAGGGAAAGTTCGGGGCATTTACAGGGCTGATCGCCAACCTGTTTAAAAAGCCGGTCACGGTCGACGTCGACTACGGGTTCCTGGCAGAGACCTACCGGGCCATGCCCCGGAGGGACGACGAGAAGTGCACAGGCTGCGGCGCCTGCTTCGAGCGGTGCTCCAGCGGAGCCACGAAGATCACTGACAAGGACGGGCAGCGCACCGTCACGGTCGACGGCAACAACTGCATCTTCTGCGGCCGGTGCGCGGATGCGTGCCCCGAGCACGCGCTGAGCCTGACCTTCGAGCCGCAGACGCCAGAGGAAAAAGCCGCCAGAGAAGAAGCCTTGAGGAATGCAGGCAAGGCAGACGATGTCCGGGCGCAGGTAGAGGCCGGCATGCCGGGGTCCATGGACAGGGTGAACCTCGCCCACTACGGAGGAGAGCCCGCCCCGACCACGGATACCTCCCTGAAGCTGCAGAGGTGCAGCGTCTGCGGGGAAGTGATGCCTGCGACCGAAAAGTTCCTGCAGGTCGTCCGTGACCGTACGCTGACCAACCTGCAGCCGGACACGGCTAAAGTCATCGAGAAGGACATGGAGAAATACCTGACCGCCTGCGTCGACTGCAGGCAGAAATACAGCCTGATATGGGGCACCCACCCCAGGAAGTGGATTTAG
- a CDS encoding hydrogenase large subunit, with the protein MNSLANGLQVREITPDDLRSSAKGLLDKGGRLMYATGVDKGVAGIRVDYYFGFDHLEPGCHTILRTFLDRENPVLKSVTTLTPQADWSEREMIEFLGVRAEEHPDPRHLWLPLNWEQMHTDEAAPEKKPQSIQASDHITTMPVSTIPYGPYHPAFIESNYFKMAVEDEVVKKADLKLGFNHRSIIKLMERRDYYKDIYLAERVCGLCNAHHALSFCLAVENIGQVTVPKRADIIRTMICEMERIQSHLMAIGILGDLVGYKTMLMQFLRIREDIQDSLELVSGQRVTHGLITLGGVRRDITPAQSNFVKRKLASLKKGVQTLYDEMLSNNVLIGRLKNVGVLPPEEAVRLGAVGPTARGSGQRLDVRKNTPYAYYENLDWDIVTDNGCDSLARVEVKMREALVSISIVEQCLEKLSTVPPEIITKLEELPCAEALGKTEPPRGELLYHVASNGTNTPEFVRIRVPTFMTAYIMLKLLHGSYVADVPAIMGSIDPCYSCTDRVTVHKDAKIVVRSREEK; encoded by the coding sequence ATAAATAGCCTGGCAAACGGCCTTCAAGTCCGGGAGATCACCCCGGACGACCTGAGGTCCTCGGCTAAGGGCCTGCTGGACAAAGGCGGCAGGCTGATGTATGCCACCGGCGTCGACAAGGGCGTCGCCGGCATCCGGGTAGACTACTACTTCGGTTTCGACCACCTGGAGCCCGGGTGCCACACGATCCTCCGCACCTTCCTGGACAGGGAAAACCCGGTGCTGAAGTCTGTCACCACGCTTACCCCGCAGGCCGACTGGTCCGAGCGGGAGATGATCGAGTTCCTGGGCGTGAGGGCGGAGGAGCACCCCGATCCCCGCCACCTCTGGCTGCCCCTGAACTGGGAGCAGATGCACACCGATGAGGCAGCCCCAGAGAAGAAGCCGCAGTCCATCCAGGCCAGCGACCACATCACCACGATGCCGGTCTCCACGATCCCGTACGGCCCGTACCATCCGGCCTTCATCGAGAGCAACTACTTCAAGATGGCGGTGGAGGACGAGGTGGTCAAGAAAGCAGACCTGAAGCTGGGCTTCAACCACCGCAGCATCATCAAGCTCATGGAGCGGCGGGACTACTACAAGGATATTTACCTCGCCGAGAGAGTGTGCGGCCTGTGCAACGCTCACCACGCGCTGTCTTTCTGCCTTGCGGTCGAAAACATCGGCCAGGTCACCGTGCCGAAGCGTGCGGACATCATACGGACGATGATCTGCGAGATGGAGCGGATCCAGAGCCACCTGATGGCGATCGGCATCCTCGGGGACCTTGTGGGCTACAAGACCATGCTCATGCAGTTCCTGCGGATCAGGGAAGACATCCAGGACAGCCTCGAGCTCGTGTCCGGCCAGCGGGTCACTCACGGCCTGATTACGCTGGGCGGTGTCAGGAGAGACATCACTCCGGCCCAGTCGAACTTCGTGAAGAGGAAGCTCGCATCCCTGAAAAAGGGAGTGCAGACCCTGTACGACGAGATGCTCTCGAACAACGTGCTGATCGGCCGCCTCAAAAACGTGGGCGTCCTGCCCCCGGAGGAGGCGGTACGGCTCGGCGCCGTCGGGCCGACAGCCAGGGGCTCCGGCCAGAGGCTGGACGTGCGGAAGAACACGCCTTATGCTTATTACGAGAACCTGGACTGGGACATCGTCACCGATAACGGGTGCGACTCCCTGGCCAGAGTGGAGGTCAAGATGAGGGAAGCGCTGGTCTCGATCAGCATCGTAGAGCAGTGCCTCGAAAAGCTCAGCACGGTGCCCCCGGAGATCATCACTAAGCTGGAAGAGCTGCCGTGCGCCGAAGCGCTGGGCAAGACCGAGCCGCCCAGGGGCGAGTTGCTCTACCACGTGGCATCCAACGGCACCAACACGCCCGAGTTCGTCCGCATCCGGGTGCCCACCTTCATGACCGCCTACATCATGCTCAAGCTGCTGCACGGCTCCTACGTGGCTGACGTGCCGGCGATCATGGGCAGCATCGACCCGTGCTACTCGTGCACGGACAGAGTCACCGTCCACAAGGACGCGAAGATCGTCGTCCGCAGCAGGGAGGAGAAATGA
- a CDS encoding CoB--CoM heterodisulfide reductase iron-sulfur subunit B family protein — MTAKYSHFLGCVMPAKMPWAEAAIMKSLPRMGVDVVYLEKSTCCPRAGVWISVDRRVWLTLASYNLLQAEQQGRDVMVSCNGCYVTLYEANKVLHEEPKALEEVNSYLAAAGKSYHGNLRIRHFLEVLYEDVGVERIRREGKKLNLRVAIHPGCHMRIFPDGRLVRYFTEILEAMGVTIVPYGLEQMCCGLQSNLADKDFATYDRAKKKMDRILQTDVDALVLVCAGCYDQFERVISTLRKKDGYDFNVPVIHLGELIAISFGLKPDDFGMRYMRTAPVDRLVEKLENSQQ, encoded by the coding sequence ATGACCGCGAAATACTCGCATTTCCTCGGCTGCGTGATGCCTGCCAAGATGCCCTGGGCTGAGGCGGCCATCATGAAAAGCCTGCCCCGCATGGGCGTCGACGTTGTCTACCTGGAGAAGTCGACGTGCTGCCCCAGAGCCGGCGTCTGGATCTCGGTGGACAGGAGAGTCTGGCTGACGCTGGCCTCCTATAATCTGCTGCAGGCTGAGCAGCAGGGCAGAGACGTGATGGTCTCCTGTAACGGGTGCTATGTGACCCTCTACGAGGCTAACAAGGTCCTCCACGAGGAGCCGAAAGCCCTCGAAGAGGTCAACAGCTACCTGGCAGCGGCGGGCAAATCGTATCACGGCAACTTGAGGATCAGGCACTTCCTGGAGGTCCTGTACGAGGACGTGGGCGTGGAGAGGATCAGGCGGGAAGGCAAAAAGCTTAACCTCCGTGTCGCCATCCATCCTGGCTGCCACATGCGCATCTTCCCGGACGGCAGGCTGGTCCGGTACTTCACCGAAATACTAGAGGCGATGGGAGTCACGATCGTCCCCTACGGGCTGGAACAGATGTGCTGCGGCCTGCAGTCGAACCTGGCGGACAAAGACTTCGCCACCTACGACCGGGCCAAGAAGAAGATGGACCGCATCCTGCAGACCGACGTGGACGCGCTGGTCCTGGTCTGCGCAGGGTGCTACGATCAGTTCGAGCGGGTGATCTCTACGCTCCGCAAGAAGGACGGCTACGACTTCAACGTGCCAGTGATCCATCTCGGGGAGCTGATCGCGATCTCGTTCGGCCTGAAGCCCGACGATTTCGGCATGCGCTACATGCGGACCGCCCCGGTGGACAGGCTCGTGGAAAAACTGGAGAACAGTCAGCAATGA
- a CDS encoding NADH-quinone oxidoreductase subunit B family protein yields MIKLATEPLASCAGCHMSLLDLHEDLLELLNKVEIVYSPILMDVKEPPEDIDIAIIGGAIRNKENMERVKKLRQRAKTVIAFGTCACYGGVSGLSILHSRDEILNGVYTNRQGTTTNVIPNQDIPDLLYRGYAVGDVIKVDYYITGCPPKEFFLRQILLPLIEGRIPDLQKKSVCSECDREMVLVKDWKIKRRYEGVPEEKTCLLGQGYICLGSVTFGRCHALCTHHGIPCHGCGGPSLDVLREPCRDIYNTLVMRIQHLTELPQQEIEKELYDIPHTVYPFVMGSKIMENKSVSKIPDIIKERHL; encoded by the coding sequence GTGATCAAGCTTGCTACCGAGCCGCTGGCCTCCTGCGCCGGCTGCCACATGTCGCTGCTCGACCTCCACGAGGACCTGCTCGAGCTGCTCAACAAAGTAGAGATCGTCTACTCGCCCATCCTGATGGACGTCAAGGAGCCCCCCGAGGACATCGACATCGCCATCATCGGCGGAGCCATCCGCAACAAGGAAAACATGGAGAGGGTCAAGAAGCTGCGGCAGCGCGCCAAAACCGTCATCGCTTTCGGCACCTGCGCCTGCTACGGCGGCGTCTCCGGCCTGTCCATCCTGCACAGCAGGGACGAGATCCTGAACGGCGTCTACACGAACCGGCAGGGCACGACCACCAACGTCATCCCGAACCAGGACATCCCCGACCTCTTATACCGCGGCTACGCCGTCGGCGACGTCATCAAAGTCGACTACTACATCACCGGCTGCCCGCCCAAGGAGTTCTTCCTGCGCCAGATCCTGCTTCCCCTCATAGAGGGCAGAATACCTGACCTGCAGAAGAAGTCGGTCTGCTCCGAGTGCGACCGGGAAATGGTCCTGGTCAAAGACTGGAAGATCAAGCGCAGGTACGAGGGCGTGCCCGAGGAAAAGACCTGCCTGCTGGGCCAGGGCTACATCTGCCTGGGCTCGGTGACCTTCGGCCGGTGCCACGCTCTCTGCACCCATCACGGTATCCCCTGCCACGGATGCGGCGGACCGTCGCTGGACGTGCTCAGAGAGCCGTGCAGGGACATCTACAACACGCTGGTCATGCGCATCCAGCACCTGACGGAATTACCCCAGCAGGAGATCGAGAAGGAACTGTACGACATTCCTCATACCGTATACCCCTTCGTCATGGGCAGCAAGATCATGGAGAACAAATCTGTCTCTAAGATTCCCGACATCATCAAGGAGAGACACCTATGA